A part of Nitrospiraceae bacterium genomic DNA contains:
- a CDS encoding DUF2157 domain-containing protein produces the protein MTKISLNNNKDSSLQRKDEAQQKADRIRFFQEELQFLEGQEILVLSDEQRKRLVTYHHETLKELSQQFDIDTDHVQKQMSTGMRIVSFLGALALSAAVFFFFYRFWGQLSTSIQVGILIGIPILLTLTMEIAARFEKTLYFTSLIGLVAFASFVLNLSLLGVIFNITPTQNAFLAWGVFALILSYTYGLRLLQVAGIFCLFGYLSATVGTWSGMYWLSFGERPENFIVAGFCITAISLVSHRSYPRFPVMYRLFGMLSVFISILVLANWGRTSYIMIPPEQVENIYQGAGFIVAGITIWLGIRYHHSDAVNLGSTFFVIYLYTKLYDWCWKWMPKYLFFLIIGTIAITFLIALKRLRALSKEASQ, from the coding sequence ATGACCAAGATAAGTTTGAATAATAATAAGGATTCTTCTCTTCAGCGTAAGGATGAAGCTCAGCAAAAGGCTGACCGTATCCGCTTTTTTCAGGAAGAGTTGCAGTTTCTTGAGGGACAGGAGATACTCGTCCTTTCTGATGAGCAGAGGAAACGGCTTGTAACATACCACCATGAGACGCTGAAAGAGCTATCCCAGCAGTTCGACATAGACACGGATCATGTCCAGAAGCAAATGTCTACGGGAATGAGAATAGTCTCTTTTCTAGGTGCCCTAGCGCTGTCGGCAGCTGTATTTTTTTTCTTTTACCGGTTCTGGGGCCAACTATCTACTTCTATTCAAGTTGGGATTCTCATTGGAATACCCATTCTACTCACTTTAACAATGGAGATAGCAGCACGGTTTGAAAAAACGCTATATTTTACATCTCTCATCGGACTTGTTGCTTTCGCGTCTTTTGTTCTGAATTTAAGTTTGCTCGGTGTTATTTTTAACATTACACCAACGCAGAATGCCTTTCTTGCATGGGGTGTGTTCGCTCTAATACTTTCCTACACTTATGGACTTCGTCTCCTTCAAGTGGCAGGGATATTTTGCTTGTTTGGCTACCTATCAGCTACTGTAGGGACTTGGAGCGGCATGTACTGGTTATCCTTTGGAGAACGTCCTGAGAATTTCATAGTAGCGGGCTTTTGTATTACTGCTATATCTCTAGTCTCGCACCGCAGCTATCCCCGCTTCCCTGTCATGTATCGCCTTTTCGGTATGCTTTCTGTTTTTATCTCTATACTGGTACTGGCTAATTGGGGGAGAACTAGTTACATTATGATACCCCCTGAACAGGTGGAGAATATTTATCAAGGCGCAGGCTTTATTGTTGCCGGAATTACGATTTGGCTTGGTATTAGATACCACCATTCCGATGCAGTTAACCTTGGGAGTACTTTTTTCGTTATCTATCTTTACACTAAGCTCTATGACTGGTGCTGGAAGTGGATGCCTAAATATCTTTTTTTCTTGATTATCGGAACGATTGCTATTACATTTCTTATCGCCTTGAAAAGGCTCAGAGCACTCAGTAAGGAGGCTAGCCAATGA
- the fabD gene encoding ACP S-malonyltransferase produces the protein MKTAFIFPGQGSQYVGMGKDLYEKFNEVKNLYKEASDILGYDIAALSFHGPAGELNKTDKTQPCLLTAETTAYTVLKLRGITPSAVAGHSLGEYSALVASSVIRFKDAVKITEKRGKLMQEAVPEGKGLMAAILGMDKKGITEICNSTVARTGYVAPANFNCPGQVVIAGEKEAVEEAVRISKELGAKRAVILAVSAPSHCKLMTEASSKLNDFITEQKIAFNAPQIPFVSNADASFIKNPDEIRKSLIKQLSCPVLWEDSIKTIYDSGIKIFIEVGPGKVLSGLMKRIVPDAAVFNVEDAESLDMAAEGIKNIQS, from the coding sequence ATGAAAACAGCATTCATATTTCCGGGTCAGGGTTCGCAGTATGTCGGGATGGGGAAAGACCTTTATGAAAAATTCAACGAAGTCAAGAATCTTTACAAAGAAGCATCTGATATTCTCGGTTATGATATTGCCGCGCTCAGCTTTCACGGGCCTGCAGGAGAATTAAATAAAACTGACAAGACCCAGCCATGCCTGCTTACTGCTGAAACAACAGCATACACTGTTTTAAAACTCAGAGGGATAACTCCTTCTGCTGTTGCTGGACACAGCCTTGGAGAATATTCTGCTTTAGTTGCCTCGTCAGTGATCAGATTCAAAGACGCTGTTAAGATAACTGAAAAAAGAGGCAAGCTCATGCAGGAAGCAGTTCCTGAAGGCAAAGGGCTTATGGCCGCAATCCTTGGAATGGATAAAAAAGGTATTACTGAAATATGCAATTCAACAGTCGCCAGAACAGGCTATGTTGCGCCGGCTAACTTTAACTGTCCCGGACAGGTAGTCATAGCAGGCGAAAAAGAGGCTGTTGAAGAAGCAGTAAGAATATCGAAAGAATTAGGCGCAAAAAGAGCTGTTATCCTTGCAGTGAGCGCGCCTTCACACTGCAAACTCATGACTGAAGCTTCGAGCAAACTTAATGATTTTATTACTGAACAAAAAATAGCATTCAATGCTCCTCAGATACCTTTTGTGTCTAACGCAGACGCATCATTCATAAAAAATCCCGATGAGATAAGAAAATCCCTGATCAAACAATTAAGCTGTCCAGTATTGTGGGAAGACTCGATTAAGACAATATACGACTCCGGCATAAAGATATTCATTGAAGTAGGCCCCGGCAAAGTGCTTTCAGGACTTATGAAGAGAATTGTTCCTGATGCAGCTGTTTTCAATGTTGAAGATGCAGAAAGTCTAGATATGGCAGCCGAGGGAATAAAAAACATCCAGTCGTAG
- a CDS encoding FAD-binding protein, whose product MSLIVIKEKCTGCETCVGVCPFSAIVMKDGKAFIAENCQMCMACISACPEGAIEEIKQSEEPKRTWDNKGVWIFAEQREGKIAHVVLELLGAGRKLADELNTELCAVLFGSAKNEAQELIRWGADKVYFADSPALQKFNDEPYSKLLVDLISQYKPDIVLAGATPIGRSFIPRAAAKLRTGLTADCTSLEIDKETKNLLQVRPAFGGNIMATILCPNYRPQIATVRPRVMKQGEYDKGRKGEIISVPVSEIKSRTRVLETVKEGSESMVNLQDAEVIVAGGRGAGEKGFKVLTELAELLGGTVGASRAAVDEGWIPYRCQIGQTGKTVCPKIYIACGISGAVQHLVGMQSSDVIIAINKNPEAPIFNAANYAIVGDLNEIIPLIIKKIKEVRQ is encoded by the coding sequence ATGTCTCTAATAGTTATAAAAGAAAAATGTACGGGATGTGAAACATGCGTCGGCGTTTGTCCTTTCAGCGCAATAGTCATGAAAGACGGAAAGGCATTCATCGCTGAAAATTGCCAGATGTGCATGGCTTGCATAAGCGCTTGTCCTGAAGGCGCAATAGAAGAAATAAAACAATCCGAAGAACCTAAAAGGACATGGGACAATAAGGGCGTATGGATATTTGCCGAACAAAGAGAAGGCAAAATCGCTCATGTTGTGTTGGAACTCCTTGGCGCAGGCAGAAAACTTGCGGATGAATTAAATACAGAACTCTGCGCCGTGCTTTTCGGTTCTGCAAAAAACGAAGCTCAGGAACTGATAAGATGGGGAGCTGACAAGGTATATTTTGCGGACTCTCCAGCACTTCAAAAATTCAACGACGAACCTTATTCAAAACTTCTTGTTGATCTCATAAGTCAGTATAAACCTGACATAGTTCTTGCAGGAGCAACACCAATAGGACGTTCTTTCATACCGCGCGCTGCCGCAAAGCTAAGAACAGGACTTACCGCAGACTGCACATCATTGGAGATAGACAAAGAAACAAAAAATCTTCTGCAGGTGCGTCCTGCATTCGGCGGAAATATCATGGCAACCATACTCTGCCCCAATTACAGGCCTCAGATCGCAACAGTGAGACCGAGAGTTATGAAACAAGGCGAATATGACAAAGGCAGAAAAGGAGAGATAATCTCCGTGCCTGTCAGCGAAATAAAATCCAGAACCCGCGTGCTTGAAACAGTAAAAGAAGGGTCAGAGTCCATGGTAAATCTTCAGGATGCAGAGGTGATTGTTGCAGGAGGAAGAGGAGCAGGTGAAAAAGGATTCAAAGTTCTGACTGAACTTGCAGAATTGTTAGGAGGGACGGTCGGAGCGTCTAGGGCGGCGGTTGACGAAGGCTGGATACCTTACAGATGTCAGATAGGACAGACAGGTAAAACAGTATGTCCCAAGATATATATTGCATGCGGAATATCAGGAGCTGTCCAGCATCTTGTCGGCATGCAGTCATCTGATGTGATCATCGCGATAAACAAAAATCCTGAGGCTCCGATATTCAATGCCGCAAACTATGCGATAGTAGGCGACCTTAATGAGATAATCCCGTTGATTATCAAAAAAATAAAAGAGGTAAGGCAATGA
- a CDS encoding electron transfer flavoprotein subunit beta/FixA family protein, with protein MNIVVCIKQVPDSSEVRINPETNTLIRDGVPTIINPYDLHAVEAGLQIKEAAGGKVFALTMGPPQAESALRDVIAMGVDEAVLLSDKAFAGSDTWATAYTLAKAIENIKADVIICGKQAIDGDTAQVGPEMAEFLDIPHISYVRKIEEVKPEGIKVQRLMDDGYDVVESTLPVLLTVVKELNQPRLPSLKGKMAAKKAEIKKLGAKEIGIKEEDTGLKGSPTQVRKIFAPEIRAGRKTFDGTPEEQVNKLIEELKKLKCL; from the coding sequence ATGAATATTGTTGTGTGCATCAAACAGGTGCCTGACTCGTCAGAGGTTAGAATTAATCCTGAGACAAACACTCTGATAAGAGACGGCGTGCCTACGATAATCAATCCTTATGATCTTCATGCAGTAGAAGCAGGGCTTCAGATAAAAGAAGCAGCAGGAGGAAAAGTCTTTGCATTGACAATGGGTCCGCCGCAGGCAGAAAGCGCACTCCGCGATGTAATTGCAATGGGCGTTGATGAAGCAGTTCTTCTAAGCGACAAGGCTTTTGCAGGTTCGGACACATGGGCTACTGCTTACACTTTGGCAAAGGCAATAGAGAATATTAAGGCTGATGTAATAATCTGCGGCAAACAGGCGATCGATGGAGACACAGCACAGGTCGGGCCTGAGATGGCTGAATTTCTAGATATTCCGCATATCTCATATGTCAGAAAGATAGAAGAAGTAAAACCCGAGGGAATAAAAGTTCAGAGACTGATGGACGATGGATATGATGTTGTCGAATCAACTCTCCCTGTTCTCCTGACAGTTGTAAAAGAATTGAACCAGCCGCGACTGCCTTCTCTTAAAGGCAAGATGGCTGCAAAAAAAGCAGAGATAAAAAAACTCGGCGCTAAAGAAATAGGCATAAAAGAAGAAGACACAGGGCTTAAAGGCTCGCCGACTCAGGTAAGGAAAATATTTGCGCCGGAGATAAGAGCAGGCAGAAAAACATTTGACGGCACGCCTGAAGAACAGGTGAATAAACTTATCGAGGAGTTAAAGAAACTGAAATGTCTCTAA
- a CDS encoding TldD/PmbA family protein, which produces MKAENTGAIKKFASELLDHALKQGADMAEVFLRTSKKLNIEVKDHSIDSVESSLSLGYSLRIIKGKRLGFSYSTSFDDIKPVVKAAIDSAGLSDIDEFLDMASRKQLKENTDNLQIYDKNIADISRDDAVSNVMTIEDSAKNYDPRIKKVRKASGTFVSGELMICNSNGIDITYPYTSSTAFVTAVAEENNDSEMGWDIDGSRFLSDISFETIGRNAAMRAIRILCPKKITTIKASLILDSSVASEFLGVFSQSFSADSVQKGRSSLKNRIGQDLISKKINIIDSGIIPRKLGTSPVDDEGFPSSSKILIKEGMLESYLHNSYTAKKAGTVSTGNAIRESFSSLPGVGISNLYLEAVSKSDIVSFNSMLCSLDKGLYVTEAMGIHTANPISGEFSIGVSGLWIENGEIKFPVKEAVISGDILGLFAKIEAVADDFRFYGNIGTPSLLISSTDISA; this is translated from the coding sequence ATGAAAGCTGAAAACACCGGAGCAATCAAGAAGTTTGCATCTGAACTTCTTGATCACGCGCTCAAACAAGGCGCAGATATGGCTGAGGTTTTTTTAAGAACATCAAAGAAACTGAATATAGAAGTTAAAGACCACTCTATAGATTCTGTCGAGTCATCCTTGAGTCTTGGATATTCACTGCGAATAATTAAAGGCAAGAGACTTGGATTTTCATATTCAACATCTTTTGATGACATAAAGCCTGTAGTAAAGGCGGCTATTGATTCTGCAGGGCTCTCTGACATTGATGAGTTTCTGGATATGGCTTCACGGAAACAACTTAAGGAAAATACGGATAATCTGCAGATATATGATAAAAACATAGCAGATATCTCAAGGGATGATGCTGTCAGTAATGTTATGACAATCGAAGACTCGGCAAAAAATTACGATCCAAGAATAAAAAAAGTCAGAAAAGCATCAGGGACTTTTGTAAGCGGCGAGCTGATGATCTGCAATTCAAACGGCATAGACATCACATATCCATATACAAGCAGCACGGCTTTTGTAACCGCTGTTGCTGAAGAAAACAATGACAGCGAGATGGGATGGGATATTGATGGAAGCAGATTTCTTTCAGATATTTCATTTGAAACAATAGGCAGAAATGCTGCTATGCGTGCAATTCGGATTTTATGTCCGAAAAAGATTACTACAATAAAGGCTTCGCTGATACTCGACAGTTCTGTTGCATCAGAATTTCTGGGAGTGTTTTCTCAGTCTTTTTCAGCAGACTCAGTTCAAAAGGGAAGGTCATCGCTGAAAAACAGAATAGGTCAGGATTTAATAAGCAAAAAAATAAATATAATAGACAGCGGGATTATTCCAAGAAAGCTTGGCACATCTCCTGTCGACGATGAAGGATTCCCGTCCTCGTCAAAAATTTTGATAAAAGAAGGGATGCTTGAGTCATATCTTCACAATTCCTATACTGCAAAAAAGGCAGGGACAGTCTCGACAGGCAATGCTATTCGGGAAAGTTTTTCGTCTCTCCCCGGTGTCGGAATATCAAATTTATATCTGGAAGCAGTCTCCAAGTCAGATATTGTTTCCTTTAACTCTATGCTTTGTTCTCTTGACAAGGGACTCTATGTTACTGAGGCGATGGGGATACATACTGCAAATCCTATATCAGGGGAATTTTCTATCGGTGTCTCAGGATTGTGGATAGAAAACGGAGAGATAAAATTTCCTGTTAAAGAGGCAGTGATCTCAGGAGACATATTAGGTCTGTTTGCAAAAATCGAAGCTGTTGCAGATGATTTCAGATTTTATGGAAACATCGGAACCCCGAGTCTGCTTATCTCGTCAACTGATATAAGCGCATGA
- the queD gene encoding 6-carboxytetrahydropterin synthase QueD, with translation MYELMVESIFSASHQLRGYKGKCEKMHGHNFKVQVHVVAERLNDIDLAVDFHDLKKILNEIIDPLDHSLLNEIFPFTEKNPSSENIAKWVYDTMSKKFSDENVQVSAVTVWESDTASATYYES, from the coding sequence ATGTATGAATTAATGGTCGAAAGTATTTTTTCTGCATCGCACCAGCTGCGCGGATATAAAGGGAAATGTGAGAAGATGCATGGTCATAATTTCAAGGTTCAGGTGCATGTTGTAGCTGAAAGGCTTAATGATATTGACCTTGCAGTGGATTTTCACGATTTAAAAAAAATTCTGAATGAAATCATAGATCCTCTCGATCATTCTTTGCTTAATGAGATTTTTCCTTTTACAGAAAAGAATCCGTCTTCTGAAAATATAGCAAAGTGGGTTTATGACACAATGAGCAAAAAATTTTCCGACGAAAATGTTCAGGTTTCTGCTGTTACTGTCTGGGAGTCTGATACAGCTTCTGCAACCTATTATGAAAGCTGA
- the hpt gene encoding hypoxanthine phosphoribosyltransferase — MVTGKPFFTTEQIQSRVKELAEKISSDYQGKNLLAIGILKGAFMFYSDLVRMIKIPLMCDFIVASSYVKADTTGEVRVHCDIRENLADKDILLIEDIADSGITLNFVRERILSQRPKSLKTCVFLDKKEKRTVDIPLEYVGFEIPDVFVVGYGLDYDDKYRNLPYISIFKKTF; from the coding sequence ATGGTCACAGGCAAACCTTTTTTTACAACCGAGCAGATTCAGAGCAGAGTGAAAGAACTCGCAGAAAAGATATCATCAGATTATCAGGGCAAAAACCTTCTTGCCATTGGAATTCTAAAGGGCGCATTCATGTTTTATTCTGATCTTGTAAGAATGATAAAAATTCCGCTCATGTGTGATTTCATAGTCGCATCAAGTTATGTTAAAGCTGACACAACAGGAGAGGTAAGGGTTCATTGTGATATCAGAGAGAATCTGGCTGACAAAGATATCCTTCTTATTGAAGATATAGCGGATTCAGGAATAACCTTGAATTTTGTAAGGGAAAGAATACTGTCGCAAAGACCAAAAAGTCTGAAGACATGTGTATTTCTTGATAAAAAAGAAAAAAGAACAGTTGACATTCCGCTTGAATATGTTGGGTTTGAAATACCTGATGTTTTTGTCGTAGGTTATGGACTTGATTATGATGATAAATACAGGAATCTCCCTTATATCTCAATTTTCAAGAAAACATTTTAA
- a CDS encoding FHA domain-containing protein, which translates to MIKELFPHGDSIFTDRPYSPEFFALAIDEIDKAASFIGLIRVDAKDAAYLLFFLKGSVYAAGCISGNKTLPLSIKEFLQYVNSDNDSKKISLYKTDPVLLKAMLVFIQKEPSTKVTAEMIHLDEFIEQIKEAKSDIFLILRKNNMYNFFYFHAGEPKTVNFADSFWIGWEQRDIPLAEQIMIYAYPADKTPVQVLVYRDIKTEEADDLSELKLFQTALNIASKSSEKPYVQPEVKANKETKPLRIRLEITEGPQKGNKFNIPLPFTIGRREADVRIRDMSISKRHALFETSEGKIIYKDLDSTNGSIINGTSVKEKVLNDGDIIQMGNTTLTIHVVSD; encoded by the coding sequence ATGATAAAAGAACTTTTTCCGCACGGAGACTCAATATTCACAGATAGGCCTTATTCACCGGAGTTTTTTGCTTTGGCTATTGATGAAATAGATAAGGCAGCTTCTTTTATAGGTCTGATAAGAGTTGATGCAAAAGATGCGGCATATCTGCTTTTTTTTCTGAAAGGCAGCGTATACGCGGCAGGCTGTATCTCAGGAAATAAAACACTCCCGCTAAGCATAAAAGAATTTCTGCAGTATGTAAATTCGGATAATGACAGCAAAAAAATTTCTTTATATAAAACGGACCCTGTTTTGCTAAAGGCAATGCTTGTATTTATACAGAAAGAACCTTCTACAAAGGTAACTGCTGAAATGATACACCTTGATGAATTCATTGAGCAGATTAAGGAAGCAAAATCAGACATTTTTTTGATACTCAGAAAAAATAACATGTATAATTTTTTTTATTTCCATGCAGGAGAACCAAAGACAGTTAATTTTGCAGATTCCTTTTGGATCGGATGGGAGCAGAGAGATATCCCGCTTGCAGAGCAGATAATGATCTATGCATATCCTGCAGACAAAACGCCTGTGCAAGTATTGGTGTACAGAGATATTAAGACCGAAGAAGCTGATGATTTATCAGAGCTCAAATTATTTCAGACAGCTCTCAATATTGCGAGTAAAAGTTCTGAAAAACCATATGTTCAGCCCGAAGTTAAGGCTAATAAAGAAACAAAGCCGCTCAGGATAAGGCTGGAAATAACAGAAGGACCTCAGAAAGGCAATAAGTTCAACATTCCATTGCCGTTTACAATCGGCAGACGGGAAGCTGATGTCAGAATCAGGGATATGTCTATATCTAAAAGGCATGCATTATTTGAAACCTCAGAAGGGAAGATAATTTACAAGGATCTTGACAGTACAAACGGAAGTATTATTAATGGAACTAGTGTAAAAGAAAAAGTTCTCAATGATGGTGATATAATCCAGATGGGAAACACAACGCTCACAATACATGTTGTTTCAGATTAA
- the pilM gene encoding pilus assembly protein PilM, translated as MLNLFRTAPYGIDMGSGSVKVIGLKSKKISLAAFTDIPFGAKHDESLLAGRLRQFFSEINISGRDAVVNLPGAMCFIRTITLPPMPKGELHQAVQWEIKRQIPYSLEDAVYDYVTMETKEGIIVTFASAEKNNVQSYISPIKEAGVNVMAVDVSPLCILRSLPLKGSGNIIILDIGHKNMEINISNNNILRFTRSVELGGENIKDNLLTQGYSGDEAEKIMMGGPVEKIKDILDQFVREIFRSTDYFKVTSKERSFSEVVLTGGVAINYAIINYISHLLDVPVRTPNPFDGLVLKDEALRPLGPRFSVAIGLARRNA; from the coding sequence ATGCTGAACCTTTTCAGGACTGCTCCATATGGAATTGATATGGGCAGTGGATCTGTCAAGGTAATAGGGCTAAAGTCCAAAAAGATTTCCCTTGCAGCTTTCACAGATATTCCTTTTGGCGCAAAACATGATGAGTCTTTGCTTGCCGGCAGACTGCGTCAGTTTTTCAGTGAGATAAATATATCAGGGAGGGATGCTGTTGTTAATTTGCCCGGAGCAATGTGTTTTATAAGAACAATAACTCTTCCTCCTATGCCAAAAGGCGAACTGCATCAAGCAGTGCAATGGGAAATCAAAAGACAGATTCCATATTCATTAGAAGATGCGGTGTATGATTATGTCACTATGGAGACTAAAGAAGGGATTATCGTCACCTTTGCATCTGCAGAAAAAAATAATGTTCAAAGTTATATTTCCCCGATAAAAGAAGCTGGAGTAAACGTTATGGCAGTTGATGTAAGCCCTCTCTGTATTTTAAGATCTCTTCCTCTAAAAGGTTCAGGCAATATTATAATCCTTGATATCGGTCATAAAAATATGGAAATAAACATATCAAACAACAACATACTCAGATTCACTAGGTCAGTTGAACTCGGAGGGGAAAATATAAAAGACAATCTTTTGACTCAAGGGTATTCAGGTGATGAGGCAGAAAAAATAATGATGGGTGGGCCTGTTGAAAAGATTAAGGATATTCTAGATCAATTTGTAAGAGAGATATTCCGTTCTACTGATTATTTCAAAGTTACATCAAAGGAAAGAAGTTTTTCAGAAGTTGTGCTTACAGGCGGGGTAGCGATCAATTATGCGATAATAAATTACATATCACATTTATTGGATGTTCCTGTCAGAACTCCAAATCCCTTTGACGGTCTTGTTCTAAAAGATGAAGCCTTAAGACCATTGGGACCCAGATTTTCAGTTGCAATCGGGCTTGCACGGAGAAATGCATGA
- a CDS encoding PilN domain-containing protein: MKKTLNLLPLAAKAGGTKGRGLSDYLIIGICVYAAVIMSLWVSRTIEYKKLVSENNLLAKKKIELQGKIAPVSTTGVPASYAQEIINAIEQSQKWSLIISDISVVTPEDVWLSSIETRIDGGAKLMNIKGFSTSQLAVANFISALEASNHFYNVEIVFSQKGEKNISFELKTKLKWV, encoded by the coding sequence ATGAAAAAAACACTGAATCTGCTTCCACTGGCAGCTAAGGCAGGAGGAACAAAAGGGAGAGGATTATCTGACTATTTGATTATTGGAATCTGTGTTTATGCAGCTGTAATCATGAGCTTATGGGTTTCAAGAACCATTGAATATAAAAAACTTGTTTCTGAGAATAATCTTCTGGCAAAGAAAAAAATTGAACTACAGGGAAAGATTGCCCCTGTGTCAACAACAGGAGTTCCTGCTTCATACGCGCAGGAGATCATAAATGCGATAGAGCAATCCCAGAAATGGAGTCTTATAATAAGCGATATTTCCGTTGTAACTCCTGAGGATGTATGGCTCTCATCAATTGAAACAAGAATTGACGGAGGAGCAAAGCTGATGAATATAAAGGGCTTCTCGACTTCACAGCTTGCAGTTGCAAATTTCATATCAGCCCTGGAAGCGTCAAATCATTTCTACAATGTTGAGATAGTATTCTCACAAAAAGGTGAAAAAAATATTTCATTTGAACTTAAGACAAAATTAAAATGGGTCTAA
- a CDS encoding type 4a pilus biogenesis protein PilO, with translation MGLKSITDNINEKFSALTKREQMISIITLLLALILIPYLMLLSPLQVKIKTQQQTLETLKKELDSLNQIAALQVTTQKPDTEKFSLPQADDLSGMLASISKEANLARVDFISIAPEGFITKDKFIELKVKIELRVKFRQLYDFLGNIEARHKLFLIQDIKFETNPTVYPSGIAIIKAITYLKGK, from the coding sequence ATGGGTCTAAAATCTATAACTGACAATATAAACGAAAAATTCTCTGCTCTCACTAAAAGAGAGCAGATGATATCCATAATAACTTTACTGCTCGCTTTAATATTAATCCCGTACTTAATGCTGCTCTCTCCATTACAGGTAAAAATCAAGACCCAGCAGCAAACTCTTGAAACCCTGAAGAAAGAATTAGATTCGCTAAATCAAATTGCTGCCTTGCAGGTCACAACACAAAAACCTGATACTGAAAAATTTTCCTTGCCGCAGGCAGATGATCTTTCCGGCATGCTTGCATCAATAAGCAAAGAGGCAAATCTTGCAAGAGTTGATTTCATATCAATAGCTCCTGAGGGTTTTATAACTAAAGACAAATTTATAGAGCTTAAGGTAAAAATTGAATTAAGGGTAAAATTCAGACAGCTGTACGATTTTCTGGGAAATATTGAGGCAAGGCATAAACTTTTTTTAATTCAGGATATCAAATTCGAAACAAATCCAACAGTATATCCCTCAGGGATTGCAATAATAAAAGCAATCACCTATTTAAAAGGGAAATGA